TTTATGACCTCTTCCCTGATCAGATCAAAATTAGTCCAAATTAAGGAATGATTCCCCTCCTTGATCGGAATTAGAGAAAATTTTTTCTTTTCAAAGATTTCCTTCAAATAAACTGAATTTTCAAAAGGTACAATTCTGTCTTTTTCGCCATGAATGGCCATTACTTTACTCAAACTTCTATTCCAGCGATTATCAAATTCAGGTAACTCCTCAACATGCCTGAACTTTTCAGAACTTGCCGCGAGAAAAACTTTGGGAATAAAGGGTTTGCTCAATTTCCACCGAGTTAAATTCATCAACCAGAACATGGGCTCCAAATCGCCTCTGACAGAAGGAGCCAGAGCTATTTTAGCCCTGTAATTTTTGTCGGCCGCCATAACCAAAGTTCCTCCATAAGAATAACCGATCAAAATAACATTGGACAAGTTAATACCGGTTAAAACCTTATCCAAAACTGCTATTTCCTCCTCCAGATTTTTTAAAACCCTGCCTTTATTATTGACTCCGTAACCAATGCGATCATATGCGATCATATTTGCCTTTTTATTGAGGGTGGAATCTGACAAATAACGTTTAAAGTCCATAAAGGATCCTGGAGAACCGTGAACAAAAACCAAGGTAGGCAGTAAGCTGTCAAAAGAAGGCTTCATTTGAATCCTTCGAACCTGTTCTCCTTTGAAATCTAAATAACGCAGTACAGGTTCCATATTGACATCTGCAAATGTATCACGTATCTTTTCGTCTGATTTTGGATTGATGAAATAGTTAACCAAAAAATAAAATGTGATTAAAAGAACAGCGAATATTCCACTTAAAATTTTGAGTATTCTTTTAATTTTTCTTCCGGTCATCTGGCTACATTAGTCTTTTTGAAGCACGATACAGGTAAGTTTACACAGAGAAATCAACCGATCCTTTTCGTCTGTTATTCTAATTTCCCAAAGCAAGGTGGTTCTTCCCTTGTGTGTTAGCCTGGCTTTGGCATGAACCATTCCTTGCCTTACACTTCTCACATGGTTCGCTGAAATCTCTATTCCTCTCACTTCTCCTTGTGAAGGATCCATAAAATGCAATGAGGCTGCACTGCCCACGCTTTCTGCCAATGCCACTGAGGCCCCGCCATGTAAAAGACCCATTGGTTGATGAACCCTTTCATTAACAGGCATACTTGCTACCAGATAATCCTCACCGACCTCAGTATAGGTAATATCCAGCGTTTGCATGAGCGTGTTTTTATTGTAGGCGTTGAGCTTTTCTAAAACTTTTTTGGGATCCATTTAATTTTTGAAAAATATAGATTCTTTTAACAAGGTAAAAGTAAGACATTTGGATTAAAGTAGTATTTTTGCAAAAAATTTAGATAAGGAAGTGATGGTGTATAAAATCAGGGTTATTCTAAATACCGAAGAAGATGCAAT
This DNA window, taken from Lutimonas zeaxanthinifaciens, encodes the following:
- a CDS encoding alpha/beta hydrolase family protein; amino-acid sequence: MTGRKIKRILKILSGIFAVLLITFYFLVNYFINPKSDEKIRDTFADVNMEPVLRYLDFKGEQVRRIQMKPSFDSLLPTLVFVHGSPGSFMDFKRYLSDSTLNKKANMIAYDRIGYGVNNKGRVLKNLEEEIAVLDKVLTGINLSNVILIGYSYGGTLVMAADKNYRAKIALAPSVRGDLEPMFWLMNLTRWKLSKPFIPKVFLAASSEKFRHVEELPEFDNRWNRSLSKVMAIHGEKDRIVPFENSVYLKEIFEKKKFSLIPIKEGNHSLIWTNFDLIREEVIKSLED
- a CDS encoding PaaI family thioesterase, whose amino-acid sequence is MDPKKVLEKLNAYNKNTLMQTLDITYTEVGEDYLVASMPVNERVHQPMGLLHGGASVALAESVGSAASLHFMDPSQGEVRGIEISANHVRSVRQGMVHAKARLTHKGRTTLLWEIRITDEKDRLISLCKLTCIVLQKD